In a single window of the Notamacropus eugenii isolate mMacEug1 chromosome 4, mMacEug1.pri_v2, whole genome shotgun sequence genome:
- the NOL7 gene encoding U3 small nucleolar RNA-associated protein NOL7 isoform X1 encodes MAGAHTGQAGGRHRVAVRCPEPFPGHGAEVERKMVNLRPRRSRRTLSAGKALDRGDEEEDSEEEEPAPEFPNGGPGAETMEEEGEEEDDDEAPEEVTFASAQAEAKEDERRLRDALRRDKALLKEKRKRREELFTEQKKRKLLPATLLEKLTSVPQTKIKKSLPRLEKGNTESEKKGKKEKTFPIRVKKRYVACRLKDQDLIDLRQQAAKGFIQKYLYGRGSNRTTVNKFLSLDNKRLPVKKPAVQFVNNNWGTERKQGAKKFKKQWMHKKKLASRRPNIT; translated from the exons ATGGCTGGCGCCCACACGGGGCAGGCCGGAGGCAGGCATCGAGTGGCGGT GCGCTGCCCTGAGCCATTTCCGGGTCACGGAGCGGAAGTAGAGAGGAAGATGGTCAATCTACGGCCGCGGAGATCTCGCCGCACGTTGTCGGCTGGGAAAGCGTTGGACCGGGGAGACGAGGAGGAAGACTCAGAGGAGGAAGAGCCGGCCCCGGAGTTCCCCAATGGCGGCCCAGGCGCCGAGAcgatggaggaggagggagaggaagaagatgatgatgaagctCCAGAAGAGGTGACGTTCGCCAGCGCGCAGGCGGAGGCCAAGGAAGACGAGCGGCGCCTGCGGGACGCGCTGCGCAG GGACAAGGCGCTCCTGAAGGAGAAGCGGAAGCGGCGGGAGGAGCTGTTCACGGAGCAGAAG aaaagaaaactgcTTCCTGCCACTCTTCTGGAGAAGCTGACTTCAGTTCCCCAGACTAA aatAAAGAAATCATTACCCAGACTGGAAAAAG gTAATACGGAAagtgaaaagaaggggaaaaaggaaaaaacctttCCAATAAG AGTAAAGAAGAGGTACGTGGCCTGTAGACTAAAGGACCAAGATCTGATAGATTTAAGGCAGCAAGCAGCCAAAGGCTTCATACAGAAGTATTTATATGGTCGAGGAAGCAACAGAACTACTG taaaCAAATTTCTTTCCCTTGACAACAAGAGATTGCCAGTTAAAAAACCTGCAGTCCAGTTTGTGAATAATAATTGGG gaacagagagaaaacaaGGTGCCAAGAAGTTCAAAAAACAGTGGATGCATAAAAAGAAGCTAGCTTCCAGAAGACCAAATATTACTTAA
- the NOL7 gene encoding U3 small nucleolar RNA-associated protein NOL7 isoform X2 produces MVNLRPRRSRRTLSAGKALDRGDEEEDSEEEEPAPEFPNGGPGAETMEEEGEEEDDDEAPEEVTFASAQAEAKEDERRLRDALRRDKALLKEKRKRREELFTEQKKRKLLPATLLEKLTSVPQTKIKKSLPRLEKGNTESEKKGKKEKTFPIRVKKRYVACRLKDQDLIDLRQQAAKGFIQKYLYGRGSNRTTVNKFLSLDNKRLPVKKPAVQFVNNNWGTERKQGAKKFKKQWMHKKKLASRRPNIT; encoded by the exons ATGGTCAATCTACGGCCGCGGAGATCTCGCCGCACGTTGTCGGCTGGGAAAGCGTTGGACCGGGGAGACGAGGAGGAAGACTCAGAGGAGGAAGAGCCGGCCCCGGAGTTCCCCAATGGCGGCCCAGGCGCCGAGAcgatggaggaggagggagaggaagaagatgatgatgaagctCCAGAAGAGGTGACGTTCGCCAGCGCGCAGGCGGAGGCCAAGGAAGACGAGCGGCGCCTGCGGGACGCGCTGCGCAG GGACAAGGCGCTCCTGAAGGAGAAGCGGAAGCGGCGGGAGGAGCTGTTCACGGAGCAGAAG aaaagaaaactgcTTCCTGCCACTCTTCTGGAGAAGCTGACTTCAGTTCCCCAGACTAA aatAAAGAAATCATTACCCAGACTGGAAAAAG gTAATACGGAAagtgaaaagaaggggaaaaaggaaaaaacctttCCAATAAG AGTAAAGAAGAGGTACGTGGCCTGTAGACTAAAGGACCAAGATCTGATAGATTTAAGGCAGCAAGCAGCCAAAGGCTTCATACAGAAGTATTTATATGGTCGAGGAAGCAACAGAACTACTG taaaCAAATTTCTTTCCCTTGACAACAAGAGATTGCCAGTTAAAAAACCTGCAGTCCAGTTTGTGAATAATAATTGGG gaacagagagaaaacaaGGTGCCAAGAAGTTCAAAAAACAGTGGATGCATAAAAAGAAGCTAGCTTCCAGAAGACCAAATATTACTTAA